The Deinococcus koreensis genome window below encodes:
- a CDS encoding GreA/GreB family elongation factor — MAQATSRQVKLTREGFERLQQTLEQEQTRLAEATRILQEQMETSSDTEDTGLEDAKREKMNIEARIDELEDTLARATVIEDHENEGRVELGAIVVLGNETTKKDMKVLVVSAPEATVTGGSLPRVSEDSPVGKELMGRKKGEAFVVNLDNGKQMKYKVKSIEY, encoded by the coding sequence GTGGCGCAAGCGACCAGCAGACAGGTGAAACTCACCCGGGAAGGCTTTGAGCGCCTTCAGCAGACCCTGGAGCAGGAACAGACGAGACTGGCGGAAGCCACCCGCATCCTGCAGGAGCAGATGGAAACCAGTTCGGACACCGAGGACACCGGGCTGGAAGATGCCAAGCGCGAGAAGATGAACATCGAGGCGCGCATCGACGAACTCGAGGACACCCTGGCCCGCGCCACGGTCATCGAGGATCACGAGAACGAGGGCCGGGTCGAGCTGGGCGCCATCGTGGTGCTGGGCAACGAGACCACCAAAAAGGACATGAAGGTGCTGGTCGTCAGCGCGCCCGAGGCCACCGTCACGGGCGGCAGCCTGCCCCGCGTCAGCGAGGACAGCCCCGTGGGCAAGGAGCTGATGGGCCGCAAGAAGGGCGAGGCCTTCGTGGTCAACCTCGACAACGGCAAGCAGATGAAGTACAAGGTCAAGAGCATCGAGTACTGA
- a CDS encoding MFS transporter, producing the protein MTSVPSVRPTLNLLGAGAAAYFVMGVLQPIYGPLFPFFQQRFGVSTASVGIIASAHFLGSAAAPPLAGVLLRRLSTRRVVVGSLILLALGAVLVGLAPLWALAVAGAVVAGLGMGGVSAALNAVFASVGTRAINFVNAVFAAASILAPLIAVGLAPLGLAWPFVLIASLSLLTLLAAKVWGLPELPPARPQDGGRGLARSLALFVPMLVCYVGLEVGFGAWGIKHLQGVGFGSAALAVSLYWGGFTLGRALTSAFGGRFRPDRLVLVSAVLSALVALAASVPALAPLAYPLVGLTLGPLFGSVLVWSAGVLPVRLLPFLLVSGSVGGILVPWLIGLAFARSGPQAVPVFLAALGAVLVALVVLTRRVLRVSPAA; encoded by the coding sequence GTGACCTCCGTGCCCTCCGTGCGCCCGACGTTGAACCTGCTGGGGGCCGGAGCCGCCGCCTACTTCGTCATGGGCGTGCTGCAGCCCATCTACGGGCCGCTCTTTCCCTTCTTCCAGCAGCGCTTCGGGGTCAGCACGGCGAGCGTGGGGATCATCGCCAGCGCGCACTTCCTGGGCTCGGCCGCCGCGCCGCCGCTGGCCGGGGTGCTGCTGCGGCGCCTGAGCACGCGCCGGGTGGTGGTGGGCAGCCTGATCCTGCTGGCGCTGGGGGCCGTGCTGGTGGGGCTCGCACCCCTCTGGGCGCTGGCGGTGGCGGGCGCGGTGGTGGCGGGCCTGGGCATGGGCGGGGTGAGCGCGGCCCTGAACGCCGTGTTCGCCTCCGTGGGCACCCGCGCCATCAACTTCGTGAACGCCGTGTTCGCCGCCGCCAGCATCCTGGCGCCGCTGATCGCGGTGGGCCTGGCGCCGCTGGGTCTGGCCTGGCCCTTCGTGCTGATCGCGTCGCTGAGTCTGCTCACCCTGCTGGCCGCGAAGGTCTGGGGACTGCCGGAGCTGCCGCCCGCGCGCCCGCAGGACGGGGGGCGGGGGCTGGCCCGCTCGCTGGCGCTGTTCGTGCCCATGCTGGTGTGTTACGTGGGCCTGGAGGTGGGGTTTGGCGCCTGGGGCATCAAGCACCTGCAGGGCGTGGGTTTCGGGTCGGCGGCGCTGGCGGTCAGCCTGTACTGGGGGGGCTTCACGCTGGGGCGGGCGCTGACCAGCGCCTTCGGGGGCCGCTTCCGGCCGGATCGGCTGGTGCTGGTCAGCGCCGTGCTCAGCGCCCTGGTGGCCCTGGCGGCCAGCGTGCCGGCCCTGGCGCCGCTGGCCTACCCGCTGGTGGGCCTGACGCTGGGGCCGCTGTTCGGCTCGGTGCTGGTCTGGTCGGCCGGGGTGCTGCCCGTGCGGCTGCTGCCCTTTCTGCTGGTCTCGGGCTCGGTCGGCGGGATTCTGGTGCCCTGGCTGATCGGGCTGGCCTTCGCCCGGTCGGGCCCGCAGGCGGTGCCGGTGTTCCTGGCCGCTCTGGGGGCGGTGCTGGTCGCGCTGGTCGTGCTGACCCGGCGCGTGCTGCGGGTCTCGCCCGCCGCCTGA
- a CDS encoding GAF domain-containing protein has product MTLPPFPPALTNASSVAGFAAALAEFACRVAGAHGVRVWVVHDAHLDAVAEEGRGLGLSDGTLAGRALAGGAVLEEGMLSALPFGCGVLEFVGARPEGLEALQGVSPLLTLALEGVQAREARRGHGRIAETVEGLVRRLGGSLNLREVLTVTAQSAALALGFSRAFVGLFDEVQDGGARTGEVFTYGFDDAFTGGIGVGPVSFERLMTRGEAIRYDRARDAGTPFAASLAELGPEVAVLAPLSARGRPLGLLYVDSRTPGAGASEDDARLVLALAEQASLAIDNARLYAIETRKREAAEALREAGAALAGSLHLSDTLPRVLERAVTLFHADAAAVYELQPDGRTLNIRSALGLPSEYVLRVRAKVGAGVTGRAAERREVVAARDLTTEHYGGGSRYTRQLLAQGKYPYRGVVGLPLVTRAGVFGVLTLYWDAPLPLDEDDQALCGVFAAQASLAIENARLYEEELRRERESAVLLNVGRLLGEDQGDETLAEAARLSTLALSAGRGLIALLGEGGEVTRCATYNLHPPRPEELASLLSQLGRGPRPLARRACLPVAGSALIVPLHGGDVVGSGGDGRGILGFLYVDDPGTEPPSDRVLALARSVADQMALTLTRERLLVALEREEARYRQLAEGAHDLILSADTQGIITYANPAAARLLEPLTGPLPGAQVLSLPTPATQGALRAAWDAASTSLAGGRAEIQVGSYRLEVRLSAVGAGEGVLLVARDLSELQTLAEEITRRGQALEAATSRTLELRSYLTLFTQAQEEERRRISRELHDDTAQVLTATTRRVARLARELGGEHKERADDILGDLNAAIESVRRFARNLRPSMLDDLGLLPALEWLASQAQTETRLEISGQERRLSPAAELTVFRLAQEALNNVDKHAHAHTAAIRVAFGAGQVRVAISDDGRGFTAEEAEAQARSGHLGLLGLRERATLAGGELEVVSAPGQGATLAFTLPG; this is encoded by the coding sequence ATGACCCTCCCCCCCTTTCCCCCCGCCCTGACCAACGCCTCGTCCGTGGCCGGCTTCGCCGCGGCGCTCGCGGAGTTCGCCTGCCGGGTCGCGGGCGCCCACGGGGTGCGGGTCTGGGTGGTGCACGACGCGCATCTGGACGCCGTGGCCGAGGAGGGCCGGGGCCTGGGCCTCAGCGACGGCACGCTGGCGGGGCGCGCACTCGCCGGGGGGGCGGTGCTGGAAGAGGGGATGCTGTCCGCGCTGCCCTTCGGCTGCGGCGTGCTGGAGTTCGTGGGGGCGCGGCCTGAGGGCCTGGAAGCGCTGCAGGGCGTCTCGCCCCTGCTGACGCTCGCGCTGGAGGGCGTGCAGGCGCGCGAGGCGCGGCGCGGTCACGGCCGCATCGCGGAGACGGTGGAGGGGCTGGTGCGGCGGCTGGGCGGCAGCCTGAACCTGCGCGAGGTGCTGACCGTGACCGCCCAGAGCGCGGCCCTGGCGCTGGGCTTCTCGCGCGCCTTCGTGGGCCTGTTCGACGAGGTGCAGGACGGCGGCGCGCGTACCGGCGAGGTCTTCACCTACGGCTTCGACGACGCCTTCACGGGCGGCATCGGGGTCGGCCCGGTCAGCTTCGAGCGGCTGATGACCCGGGGCGAGGCGATCCGCTACGACCGCGCCCGCGACGCCGGCACCCCCTTCGCGGCCAGTCTGGCCGAACTGGGCCCCGAGGTCGCGGTGCTGGCCCCCCTGAGCGCCCGGGGGCGGCCGCTGGGCCTGCTGTACGTCGATTCCCGCACGCCGGGGGCCGGGGCCTCCGAGGACGACGCCCGGCTGGTGCTGGCGCTGGCCGAGCAGGCCTCGCTGGCCATCGACAACGCGCGGCTCTACGCCATCGAGACCCGCAAGCGCGAGGCCGCCGAGGCGCTGCGCGAGGCCGGCGCGGCGCTGGCCGGCAGCCTGCATCTCTCGGACACCCTGCCGCGCGTGCTGGAGCGCGCCGTGACCCTGTTCCATGCCGACGCGGCGGCGGTCTACGAACTGCAGCCCGACGGCCGCACCCTGAACATCCGCTCGGCGCTGGGCCTGCCGTCCGAGTACGTGCTGCGCGTGCGGGCCAAGGTGGGCGCGGGCGTGACCGGGCGGGCCGCCGAGCGCCGCGAGGTGGTCGCCGCGCGCGACCTGACCACCGAGCACTACGGCGGCGGCAGCCGCTACACCCGGCAACTGCTGGCGCAGGGCAAGTACCCCTACCGGGGCGTGGTGGGGCTGCCGCTGGTCACGCGCGCGGGGGTCTTCGGCGTGCTCACCCTCTACTGGGACGCCCCGCTGCCGCTCGACGAGGACGACCAGGCGCTGTGCGGGGTCTTCGCCGCGCAGGCCTCGCTGGCCATCGAGAACGCCCGCCTGTACGAGGAGGAGCTGCGCCGCGAGCGCGAATCGGCGGTGCTGCTGAACGTGGGGCGGCTGCTGGGCGAGGATCAGGGCGACGAGACGCTGGCCGAGGCCGCGCGGCTCTCGACCCTGGCGCTCAGTGCCGGGCGCGGCCTGATCGCGCTGCTGGGCGAGGGCGGCGAGGTCACGCGCTGCGCCACCTATAACCTGCACCCTCCCAGGCCCGAGGAACTGGCCTCGCTGCTCTCGCAGCTGGGGCGCGGGCCCCGGCCCCTGGCGCGCCGGGCCTGTCTGCCGGTGGCGGGCAGCGCCCTGATCGTGCCCCTGCACGGCGGCGATGTGGTGGGCAGCGGCGGCGACGGGCGCGGCATCCTGGGCTTCCTGTACGTGGATGACCCCGGCACCGAGCCGCCCAGCGACCGGGTGCTGGCGCTGGCCCGCTCGGTCGCCGACCAGATGGCCCTGACCCTGACCCGCGAGCGATTGCTGGTCGCGCTGGAGCGCGAGGAAGCCCGCTACCGCCAGCTCGCGGAGGGCGCCCACGACCTGATCCTGAGCGCGGATACCCAGGGGATCATCACCTATGCCAACCCCGCCGCCGCCCGGCTGCTGGAGCCGCTGACCGGGCCGCTGCCGGGCGCCCAGGTGCTCAGCCTGCCCACGCCCGCCACCCAGGGCGCCCTGCGCGCCGCCTGGGACGCGGCCTCGACCAGCCTGGCGGGGGGCCGCGCGGAGATCCAGGTCGGCTCGTACCGGCTGGAGGTGCGCCTGAGCGCGGTGGGGGCCGGCGAGGGCGTGCTGCTGGTGGCCCGCGACCTCTCGGAGCTGCAGACCCTGGCCGAGGAGATCACCCGGCGCGGGCAGGCGCTGGAGGCCGCCACCAGCCGCACCCTGGAACTGCGCAGCTACCTGACCCTCTTTACCCAGGCGCAGGAGGAGGAGCGGCGGCGCATCAGCCGCGAGCTGCACGACGACACCGCCCAGGTGCTGACCGCCACGACCCGCCGGGTGGCGAGGCTGGCCCGCGAGCTGGGCGGCGAGCACAAGGAGCGCGCCGACGACATCCTGGGCGACCTGAACGCCGCCATCGAGAGCGTGCGGCGCTTCGCGCGCAACCTGCGCCCCTCCATGCTGGACGACCTGGGGCTGCTGCCCGCGCTGGAGTGGCTCGCCTCCCAGGCCCAGACCGAGACCCGCCTGGAGATCAGCGGCCAGGAGCGGCGCCTGAGCCCGGCCGCCGAACTCACCGTGTTCCGGCTGGCGCAGGAGGCGCTGAACAACGTGGACAAGCACGCCCACGCCCACACCGCCGCCATCCGCGTGGCCTTCGGCGCGGGGCAGGTGCGGGTGGCGATCAGCGACGACGGCCGGGGCTTCACCGCCGAGGAGGCCGAGGCGCAGGCCCGCTCGGGGCACCTGGGCCTGCTCGGGCTGCGCGAGCGGGCCACGCTGGCGGGCGGCGAGCTGGAGGTGGTCAGCGCTCCCGGACAGGGCGCCACGCTGGCCTTCACCCTGCCGGGCTGA
- a CDS encoding response regulator, producing MLDADTLDTGPDSPRAITLLLVDDHPVVRKGTRELLEGEADLHVVGEAGSGEEAILRARELGPDVILMDVSMPGMNGIEATRAIKAEQPGVGVLVLTSYDDDAYVFALLEAGAAGYLLKNASEDDLLGAVRAVAAGESALHPSVARKVLERFSANTTPTPPEDDLSPRELEVLRVAATGRTNKEIARDLDISPRTVQVHLANIFSKLGVGSRTEAVLFGIKRGWIDPKMV from the coding sequence ATGCTTGACGCCGATACGCTGGACACGGGCCCGGACTCGCCGCGCGCCATCACCCTGCTGCTGGTGGATGACCACCCGGTCGTGCGCAAGGGCACCCGTGAGCTGCTGGAAGGCGAGGCGGATCTGCACGTGGTGGGCGAGGCCGGCAGCGGCGAGGAGGCCATCCTGAGGGCCCGCGAGCTGGGCCCCGACGTGATCCTGATGGACGTGTCCATGCCCGGCATGAACGGCATCGAGGCGACCCGGGCGATCAAGGCCGAGCAGCCCGGCGTGGGCGTGCTGGTGCTGACCTCCTACGACGACGACGCCTACGTGTTCGCGCTGCTGGAGGCGGGCGCCGCCGGCTACCTGCTGAAAAACGCCTCCGAGGACGACCTGCTGGGCGCCGTGCGCGCCGTGGCGGCCGGCGAGAGCGCCCTGCACCCCTCGGTGGCGCGCAAGGTGCTCGAACGCTTCAGCGCGAACACCACCCCCACCCCGCCCGAGGACGACCTCTCGCCCCGCGAACTCGAAGTCCTGCGCGTGGCCGCCACCGGGCGCACCAACAAGGAGATCGCCCGCGACCTCGACATCAGCCCCCGCACGGTGCAGGTGCACCTGGCGAACATCTTCTCCAAGCTGGGCGTGGGCAGCCGCACGGAGGCCGTGCTGTTCGGCATCAAGCGCGGCTGGATCGACCCGAAGATGGTGTGA
- a CDS encoding ABC transporter substrate-binding protein gives MNPRPRTFSALALTTLSLTLAACNNQQGGGQGSTLVVQESADIPTLDPGITYDTASGQVVENLYETLVTYKGNSIRELAPLLATEWQEGNGGREYRFTLREGVKFHSGNAFECKDAEYTFRRNLVTNSADSGNWFLSESLLGTPSNAGDDKSITWQRITDAVKCDGQTLVFTLPKADPAFLSKLAYIGQGIVDSAHAQKIGEWDGTEATWQAAVGKDLTGSPLAQQPSGTGAYRLLKKESTALSATAFDGYWGEKPAIKNVIIQKVPEQAARIQAFLKGDADIVETGGRAIIEEQLRGQDGVAILDDLPNTSAAGIAMNQNIKGQAIGSGKLDGQGIPANFFSDVNVRRAFVAAFDVPTYIKEVQLGKGQPRNFLLPDTFPGYDADLQPVAFDLDTARREFQQAWGGQVWQQGFQVSVSYRAGSRGDQTAAELLKKNIEALNPKFRVNIVSKEWSEIIKGSNQGSEPMVMTAWAPDYADPDNFVSTFYSSTGYYNPRIGAKDAQIDTWINEARATTDADRRGELYAQVAKRAQENAWYIQMPAGIGVVAHRDTVKGISADTFNPMNAFIAGTLWKNLSKG, from the coding sequence ATGAACCCACGTCCCCGCACCTTCAGCGCCCTGGCGCTCACCACGCTCTCCCTGACGCTCGCCGCCTGTAACAACCAGCAGGGGGGCGGCCAAGGCAGCACCCTGGTCGTGCAGGAGTCGGCCGACATCCCGACCCTCGACCCCGGCATCACCTACGACACGGCCAGCGGTCAGGTCGTGGAGAACCTCTACGAGACGCTGGTGACCTACAAGGGCAACTCGATCCGGGAACTCGCTCCGCTGCTGGCGACCGAGTGGCAGGAAGGGAACGGCGGGCGCGAGTACCGCTTCACGCTGCGCGAAGGGGTGAAGTTTCACTCCGGCAACGCCTTCGAGTGCAAGGACGCCGAATACACCTTCCGGCGCAACCTGGTCACCAACTCGGCCGACAGCGGCAACTGGTTCCTCTCCGAGAGCCTGCTGGGCACGCCCAGCAACGCGGGCGACGACAAGAGCATCACCTGGCAGCGCATCACGGACGCCGTGAAGTGCGACGGCCAGACCCTGGTTTTCACGCTCCCCAAGGCTGATCCGGCGTTCCTGTCCAAGCTGGCGTACATCGGCCAGGGCATCGTGGACAGCGCGCACGCCCAGAAGATCGGCGAGTGGGACGGCACCGAGGCCACCTGGCAGGCCGCCGTGGGCAAAGACCTGACGGGCAGCCCGCTGGCGCAGCAGCCCAGCGGCACCGGCGCCTACCGGCTGCTGAAGAAGGAGTCCACGGCGCTCAGCGCCACCGCCTTCGACGGCTACTGGGGCGAGAAGCCGGCCATCAAGAACGTGATCATCCAGAAGGTGCCCGAGCAGGCCGCGCGCATCCAGGCCTTCCTGAAGGGTGACGCGGACATCGTCGAGACCGGCGGCCGCGCCATCATCGAGGAGCAGTTGCGTGGCCAGGACGGCGTGGCGATCCTCGACGACCTGCCCAACACCTCGGCCGCCGGCATCGCCATGAACCAGAACATCAAGGGCCAGGCCATCGGCAGCGGCAAGCTCGACGGCCAGGGCATCCCGGCGAACTTCTTCAGCGACGTGAACGTGCGCCGCGCCTTCGTGGCCGCCTTCGACGTGCCCACCTACATCAAGGAGGTGCAGCTCGGCAAGGGCCAGCCCCGCAACTTCCTGCTGCCCGACACCTTCCCCGGCTACGACGCCGATCTGCAGCCGGTGGCCTTTGACCTCGACACCGCCCGCCGCGAGTTCCAGCAGGCCTGGGGCGGTCAGGTGTGGCAACAGGGCTTCCAGGTCAGCGTGTCGTACCGCGCCGGCAGCCGGGGCGACCAGACGGCCGCCGAACTGCTGAAGAAGAACATCGAGGCGCTCAATCCCAAGTTCAGGGTGAACATCGTCTCCAAGGAATGGAGCGAGATCATCAAGGGCAGCAACCAGGGCAGCGAGCCGATGGTCATGACCGCCTGGGCGCCGGACTACGCCGACCCGGACAACTTCGTGAGCACCTTCTACTCCAGCACCGGCTACTACAACCCACGCATCGGGGCCAAGGACGCGCAGATCGACACCTGGATCAACGAGGCGCGCGCCACCACCGACGCGGATCGCCGGGGCGAGCTGTACGCCCAGGTGGCGAAGCGTGCCCAGGAGAACGCCTGGTACATCCAGATGCCCGCCGGTATCGGCGTGGTCGCCCACCGCGACACCGTCAAGGGCATCAGCGCCGACACCTTCAACCCCATGAACGCGTTCATCGCGGGCACCCTCTGGAAGAACCTCAGCAAGGGCTGA
- the hslO gene encoding Hsp33 family molecular chaperone HslO, translated as MSDTPSPASYLLRGTAAGNTLRLIGMDATRVVEDARLRHDLSKTATAALGRTLTASALLAVVLGKRSDSRVTVRVEGGGSIGWIVAEGSADGQIRGYVRRPHADLPLRESDGKLDVSGIVGRDGELAVTRLLDNGEPYTGSIHLTSGEIAEDISTYLGVSEQIPNAVLLGVYEEGERVTHAGGLLVQAMPGASDETLARLEANVRAIGQITDRLRRGGLMHVMELATEGLGLTLAPGAQAARFECRCSRERASDSLKFFSPTERQEMIDDGGQEIVCHWCGEHYQITPEEIAALDAPVERARA; from the coding sequence ATGTCTGATACGCCCTCTCCTGCGTCCTATCTGCTGCGTGGCACGGCAGCGGGCAACACCCTAAGACTGATCGGCATGGACGCGACCCGGGTGGTCGAGGACGCCCGGCTGCGCCACGACCTGAGCAAGACCGCGACCGCCGCGCTGGGCCGCACCCTGACCGCCAGCGCCCTGCTGGCCGTCGTGCTGGGCAAGCGCAGCGACAGCCGCGTGACCGTGCGCGTCGAGGGCGGCGGCTCCATCGGCTGGATCGTGGCCGAGGGCAGCGCCGACGGGCAGATCCGCGGCTACGTGAGGCGCCCCCACGCCGACCTGCCCCTGCGCGAGTCCGACGGCAAGCTGGACGTGAGCGGCATCGTCGGCCGGGACGGGGAACTAGCGGTCACGCGGCTGCTCGACAACGGGGAGCCGTACACCGGCTCGATCCACCTCACCAGCGGCGAGATCGCCGAGGACATCAGCACCTACCTGGGAGTCTCCGAGCAGATACCCAACGCCGTGCTGCTGGGCGTGTACGAGGAAGGCGAGCGGGTCACGCACGCCGGCGGGCTGCTCGTGCAGGCCATGCCGGGCGCCAGCGACGAGACCCTGGCGCGGCTGGAGGCGAATGTCCGCGCCATCGGGCAGATCACGGATCGGCTGCGCCGGGGCGGCCTGATGCACGTCATGGAGCTGGCGACCGAGGGCCTGGGCCTGACCCTGGCCCCCGGCGCCCAGGCCGCCCGCTTCGAGTGCCGCTGCTCGCGCGAGCGGGCCAGCGACTCCCTGAAATTCTTCAGCCCCACCGAGCGCCAGGAGATGATCGACGACGGCGGCCAGGAGATCGTGTGCCACTGGTGCGGCGAGCACTACCAGATCACCCCGGAGGAGATCGCCGCCCTGGACGCCCCGGTCGAGCGGGCACGGGCGTAG